In Mucilaginibacter celer, one DNA window encodes the following:
- a CDS encoding SusC/RagA family TonB-linked outer membrane protein yields MEKHYRFIFGPLHRSGKTICLFMLMLMASSIAFAQQRVVKGTVTDESNLPLPGVVVTVQSTGKATSTNANGGYQVTVSGADDVIKFSFLGSVPKQVTVGEKNVVNVTMVTDTKQLKDVVVIGYGTASRKDVTGAITSVKADEFNNGVLTTPAELLQGKVAGLNISKSGDPNKPPAAILRGPSTLRDGAAIQPFYVIDGVPGASIDLLAPADIESIDVLKDASSTAIYGSRAANGVIIVTTKRAKSGQTRLTYSAYAAVENVSKNIDVLTGDELRKYLTDNGVPKLSAADDDGSNTNWQKLAERTGYSQNHNLSYGGAGTNSEYGASVNYMKNNGILKNTSLERTIYKGYINQRFFNDRLKLGITLTNSATKNNDIFQSQVLSGILFYLPTVSPFNADGTYKENYTRTGSGPLNPLSLINNNFTKTENNKTLINGFASVDILKGLKFTISGSTQKEQNNVNTYSTSQSGIYVNAGGVAVRSAYTNTSNVLEAYFNYDRTFGQHSLKLLGGYSYQQDRNNDGFGVQTQGFSNDFLTYNFLALSNPTQLSQIVFNQSYISTLRLISFYGRAQYQFADKYLLQASLREDGSSAFGLNNRHGYFPAASAGWKIISEDFMKSVPVVSDLKLRAGYGVSGNSLGFDAFTAQLIYGVPPGGGKFLSNGNIVNPIGPVRNPNPDLKWESTATTNIGLDFGLFNNRLTGSVDYYIKKTSDLITTLQVSTTQYFYQYLTANVGKMKNTGIEVVINAIPVKSQAFTWRTSFNVTHNKNMVESLSQGNLALPYIQTAQLGGKGQSGNYSQIIQPGYALGTFDLWHYMGKNQNGVSTFQKADGSVVASQPLTSDQFIKYDAQPKLIYGWSNSFFYKNFDLNFLVRGVYGNKVLNATLASLNNPADAKLQNIPRFTLGESFKDINAYLISDRFLESGSYLRLDNATFGYTIKPHIQAIKSLRFYASGNNIFIITKYRGVDPEVNIGGLTPGIDNRDFYPKTRTFSLGLTASF; encoded by the coding sequence ATGGAAAAACACTACAGATTTATTTTCGGGCCATTGCACAGATCGGGTAAAACGATTTGTCTTTTTATGCTGATGCTGATGGCCTCATCAATTGCGTTTGCGCAGCAACGCGTAGTTAAAGGTACTGTTACCGACGAGAGTAACCTACCCCTGCCGGGCGTTGTGGTAACCGTGCAAAGTACAGGCAAGGCAACCTCAACCAATGCCAACGGCGGCTACCAGGTTACCGTAAGCGGCGCCGACGATGTAATTAAATTCAGCTTTTTAGGCTCGGTGCCAAAACAGGTTACTGTTGGCGAAAAAAATGTGGTTAACGTAACCATGGTAACTGATACCAAGCAACTGAAAGATGTGGTGGTTATTGGTTACGGCACGGCCAGCCGTAAAGACGTAACCGGCGCCATTACCTCAGTAAAAGCCGATGAGTTTAACAATGGCGTACTTACTACTCCTGCCGAGTTATTGCAGGGTAAAGTTGCCGGCTTAAACATCAGCAAAAGCGGCGACCCTAACAAACCGCCTGCGGCCATATTAAGGGGGCCGTCAACCCTGCGCGACGGTGCTGCCATCCAGCCTTTTTATGTAATTGACGGTGTGCCAGGCGCATCTATCGATTTGTTGGCACCTGCCGATATCGAAAGTATTGATGTGTTGAAAGATGCTTCATCAACAGCCATCTATGGTTCGCGTGCGGCAAACGGTGTTATCATCGTTACTACCAAACGTGCCAAATCAGGCCAAACCAGGTTAACCTACAGCGCTTATGCCGCGGTTGAAAACGTATCAAAAAACATCGATGTATTAACCGGCGATGAGCTACGTAAATACCTTACTGATAACGGTGTGCCTAAACTAAGTGCTGCCGACGACGACGGTTCAAACACCAACTGGCAAAAACTGGCCGAGCGTACAGGTTATTCTCAAAACCACAACCTATCGTATGGTGGTGCAGGTACCAACTCGGAGTATGGTGCAAGCGTAAACTATATGAAAAACAATGGTATTTTGAAAAACACCAGTTTGGAGCGTACCATTTACAAAGGCTATATCAACCAGCGCTTTTTTAATGATCGTTTAAAGCTGGGCATCACGCTTACCAACAGCGCTACCAAAAACAACGATATTTTTCAGAGCCAGGTGTTATCGGGAATCCTGTTCTACCTGCCAACGGTTAGTCCTTTCAACGCCGATGGTACTTATAAAGAAAACTATACCCGTACCGGTAGCGGTCCGCTAAACCCATTATCGTTAATTAACAACAACTTCACCAAAACCGAGAATAACAAAACCCTGATCAATGGTTTTGCATCGGTAGACATTTTGAAAGGGTTAAAATTCACCATTTCGGGATCAACCCAAAAAGAACAAAACAACGTTAATACCTACTCAACCAGCCAGTCGGGTATTTATGTTAATGCAGGTGGTGTGGCTGTGCGCAGCGCTTATACCAATACCAGCAACGTGTTGGAAGCTTATTTTAACTACGACCGTACTTTCGGCCAGCACTCACTGAAGTTATTAGGCGGTTACTCCTACCAGCAGGATCGTAACAACGATGGTTTCGGTGTACAAACGCAAGGTTTCTCGAACGACTTTTTAACTTACAATTTCCTGGCGCTGTCAAACCCTACACAGCTTTCGCAAATTGTTTTTAACCAGTCGTACATCTCAACCTTAAGGCTTATCTCGTTCTATGGCCGTGCCCAATACCAGTTTGCTGATAAATACCTGTTACAGGCTTCGTTAAGGGAAGACGGTTCATCAGCATTCGGTTTAAACAACCGTCATGGTTATTTCCCTGCTGCTTCTGCGGGCTGGAAAATCATCAGCGAAGATTTCATGAAATCTGTTCCGGTTGTAAGCGATTTAAAATTAAGAGCAGGTTACGGCGTATCTGGTAACAGCCTTGGTTTTGATGCCTTTACCGCACAGCTGATTTACGGTGTGCCTCCGGGTGGCGGTAAATTTTTAAGCAATGGCAACATTGTAAACCCAATTGGCCCGGTACGTAACCCTAACCCCGATTTGAAATGGGAAAGTACTGCCACCACCAACATCGGTTTGGATTTCGGTTTGTTCAACAACCGCTTAACCGGTTCGGTTGATTATTATATCAAGAAAACGTCTGATCTGATCACCACCCTGCAGGTATCAACCACTCAATATTTTTACCAGTATTTAACCGCTAACGTGGGTAAAATGAAAAATACCGGTATCGAGGTTGTGATCAATGCCATCCCGGTAAAATCGCAGGCGTTTACATGGCGTACATCATTTAACGTTACGCACAACAAAAACATGGTTGAAAGCTTGTCGCAAGGTAACCTGGCACTTCCTTACATCCAAACAGCTCAACTCGGCGGTAAAGGCCAATCAGGTAATTACAGCCAGATTATCCAACCGGGTTATGCTTTGGGTACTTTTGATTTATGGCACTATATGGGCAAAAACCAAAATGGTGTAAGTACTTTTCAAAAAGCCGATGGTTCTGTAGTAGCCAGCCAGCCGCTAACCAGCGATCAATTCATCAAATACGATGCGCAGCCAAAACTGATCTACGGCTGGAGCAACAGCTTCTTCTACAAAAACTTCGATTTAAACTTTTTGGTGCGCGGCGTGTATGGCAACAAAGTTCTGAACGCAACCCTTGCGTCACTGAACAACCCCGCCGATGCCAAACTGCAAAACATCCCGAGGTTTACCTTAGGCGAATCGTTTAAAGATATCAATGCCTACCTCATTTCGGATCGTTTCCTGGAAAGCGGCTCGTACCTGCGTTTGGATAATGCCACTTTTGGTTATACCATCAAGCCACATATCCAGGCTATTAAAAGCCTTCGTTTTTACGCTTCGGGCAACAACATTTTCATCATCACCAAATACCGTGGTGTTGATCCGGAGGTTAACATCGGCGGTTTGACCCCGGGTATTGACAACCGCGATTTTTATCCTAAAACACGTACCTTCAGCTTAGGTTTAACCGCATCATTCTAA
- a CDS encoding RagB/SusD family nutrient uptake outer membrane protein, whose amino-acid sequence MKKIFLACAAIATMVGTYSCTKLDVPVESQYVQSNFPSTDADYTALLGSIYSNLSSSYAVPYWRMQDMSTDEAILPARDGNFDDGGQYRQLHYHTWTFDHPNVIGVWQWGFGGINSCNRIMSVINGSSSSAAKKASSIAEVKAMRALYMYFMMDLYGNVPIITEFPVTTQPATQPRAKVYEFIESELKSVLPLLPSKSNSASVNVAQYGRPTKGMVFALLAKMYLNSGVYTGTTRYQETVAMCDSVQANTNYFLDAKFRDIFLPTNGPQVNETIFAVPYDQQIPGNQFTRFGFFYYLVNAYGFNVGLSIAMSTTPEFYNRFNIPGDDRTKTWLAGPQYYPDGNGGFTNQPVYYPAPNADKQINIIPTLTLTGLKPMDLGNDVVTSQSEGVRSIKYYPDVNIIQATRLNSNDVPVFRLADVYLMKAEAILRGAAPTTINGDAQTPLSLVNKLRTRAHAQAASSIDLDGLLDERARELSWEAWRRNDLIRYGLFEKEYPLPVMGGKTDDLKMNTDPSRRLYPIPSTELKTNPNLKQNPGY is encoded by the coding sequence ATGAAAAAGATATTTTTAGCATGTGCCGCAATTGCCACCATGGTGGGCACCTATTCATGTACAAAATTGGACGTACCTGTAGAATCGCAGTACGTACAATCAAACTTCCCATCAACCGATGCGGATTATACCGCTTTGCTGGGTTCAATTTATTCTAACCTGTCGTCAAGCTATGCCGTACCTTACTGGCGTATGCAGGACATGTCGACCGATGAGGCTATTTTGCCGGCCCGCGACGGTAACTTTGACGACGGCGGCCAGTACCGCCAGCTACATTACCACACCTGGACCTTTGATCATCCAAACGTAATTGGCGTATGGCAATGGGGTTTTGGCGGTATCAACAGCTGTAACCGGATCATGAGCGTTATTAACGGTTCATCATCATCGGCTGCCAAAAAAGCCTCGTCAATTGCCGAGGTTAAAGCCATGCGTGCCCTTTACATGTATTTTATGATGGATTTGTACGGTAACGTACCCATCATTACCGAGTTCCCGGTAACTACACAACCGGCTACCCAGCCGCGCGCCAAAGTATATGAGTTTATTGAAAGCGAACTGAAAAGCGTGTTGCCATTATTGCCTTCAAAAAGTAACAGCGCATCAGTAAATGTTGCGCAATACGGCCGCCCAACCAAAGGCATGGTTTTCGCCTTGCTTGCAAAAATGTACCTTAACTCGGGCGTGTATACCGGTACTACCCGTTACCAGGAAACCGTTGCTATGTGCGATAGCGTGCAGGCTAATACCAATTACTTCCTGGATGCTAAATTCCGCGATATCTTTTTGCCAACCAACGGACCGCAGGTTAATGAAACCATTTTTGCCGTTCCTTACGATCAGCAGATTCCGGGCAACCAGTTTACCCGTTTCGGCTTTTTCTACTACCTGGTTAACGCATATGGCTTTAACGTTGGTTTAAGTATTGCTATGAGCACCACGCCCGAGTTTTATAACCGCTTTAATATTCCGGGCGATGACCGTACCAAAACATGGCTGGCCGGTCCGCAGTATTACCCTGATGGCAATGGCGGTTTCACCAATCAGCCGGTTTACTATCCTGCGCCAAATGCCGATAAGCAGATCAACATTATCCCAACTCTAACACTTACCGGTTTAAAACCGATGGATTTGGGTAATGATGTGGTAACATCACAGTCGGAAGGTGTACGTTCAATCAAATACTACCCGGATGTGAACATTATCCAGGCTACGCGTTTAAACAGTAACGATGTGCCGGTATTCCGTTTGGCTGATGTTTATTTAATGAAGGCCGAGGCTATTTTACGCGGTGCTGCGCCAACCACTATCAACGGCGACGCACAAACACCGCTTAGCTTAGTGAACAAGCTGCGCACCCGCGCCCACGCACAGGCCGCTTCATCGATTGATTTGGATGGCTTGTTAGACGAGCGCGCCCGCGAACTGTCATGGGAAGCATGGCGCCGTAACGACCTGATCCGTTATGGATTGTTCGAGAAAGAATATCCGCTTCCGGTTATGGGTGGCAAAACCGATGATCTGAAAATGAACACCGATCCAAGCCGCAGGTTATACCCAATTCCATCAACCGAGTTGAAAACCAACCCTAACCTGAAACAAAACCCGGGTTATTAA
- a CDS encoding phosphatidylinositol-specific phospholipase C1-like protein — protein sequence MKLTVGLLAGAILSASALINNPGDETMNHFQVIGSHNSYKQAINPKLFKFLQQRDSVGMSKIDYEHISLSDQLNLGLNALEIDVYADSKGGKYAHPKGLDWVPGQSAFDTQGVMKDPGFKVFHIEDIDFRSNCATFKLCLQELKKWSDGHPDHNPIYITMNAKDEPSKKPEFTVPEKFTSKTFADLDKEILDNLGKKYLITPDDVRGSYKTLEAAVLHNNWPTLKAAKGKFIFILDEKGEKRAAYIAGHPSLKGRVLFADAEPGTPEAAIHIMNDARKDLTRIQKLVKKGYIIRTRADSDTEEARANDKSSFIAAQKSGAQIISTDYYKKSTHFKSDYVISFDGGTYFKADPLFASGK from the coding sequence ATGAAACTTACCGTTGGCTTACTTGCCGGTGCCATACTTTCGGCATCAGCTTTAATAAACAACCCCGGCGATGAAACCATGAACCATTTCCAGGTAATTGGTTCGCACAATAGCTACAAACAGGCTATCAACCCAAAACTGTTTAAATTTTTGCAGCAGCGCGATTCGGTTGGCATGAGCAAGATAGATTACGAGCACATCAGCCTGAGCGATCAGCTTAATTTAGGTTTAAACGCTTTAGAGATTGACGTTTATGCCGATAGCAAAGGCGGTAAATACGCGCACCCTAAAGGTTTGGATTGGGTGCCCGGCCAATCGGCTTTCGATACGCAGGGTGTAATGAAAGATCCCGGTTTTAAAGTTTTTCACATTGAGGATATTGATTTTCGGAGCAATTGCGCCACCTTTAAATTGTGCCTGCAGGAATTAAAAAAATGGAGTGATGGACATCCGGACCATAACCCCATCTACATCACCATGAATGCCAAAGACGAGCCATCAAAAAAACCGGAGTTCACCGTTCCTGAAAAATTCACCTCCAAAACCTTTGCCGATCTGGATAAAGAGATCCTGGATAACCTGGGCAAAAAATATTTAATTACGCCCGATGATGTACGTGGGAGCTACAAAACCCTCGAGGCCGCGGTACTGCACAACAATTGGCCAACACTTAAGGCAGCCAAAGGCAAGTTCATTTTTATTTTGGATGAAAAAGGTGAGAAAAGGGCCGCTTACATTGCCGGTCACCCATCATTAAAAGGTCGTGTGTTATTTGCCGATGCCGAGCCCGGAACCCCGGAAGCCGCTATCCACATTATGAACGATGCCAGGAAAGATCTTACACGCATTCAAAAACTGGTTAAAAAAGGCTACATCATTCGCACCCGCGCCGACTCTGATACCGAAGAAGCCCGTGCTAATGATAAAAGCTCATTTATCGCAGCCCAAAAATCAGGCGCACAGATCATCAGTACTGATTATTATAAAAAAAGCACCCATTTTAAATCTGATTATGTGATTAGTTTTGATGGGGGGACATATTTTAAGGCTGATCCGTTGTTTGCTTCGGGGAAGTAA
- a CDS encoding cation:proton antiporter: MHNADIFGRLTQQFNLPFSNPVLVFSLILLIILLAPIIMGKFRFPGIVGFILAGIAIGPHGLNLLTKNAAIELFSTIGLLYIMFIAGVELDLTEFKQKKHRSLIFGFFTFSIPILIGFPICYYLLGYPLITSALTASMFATHTLVAYPIVSKYGIAKNEAVAISVGGTILTDTAVLILLPVIMGAKDGGLGFNFWLQLMISLSIFAFIMFVLIPPLARWFFSRYQDNKTLPYVFVLFIVFLSAFLSQLGGVEPIIGAFVAGLALNKAVQQSQALMHRIDFVGNAIFIPFFLISVGMLVDLRVLTRGPQATIVAVSLTLGALLGKWLAALSTQKIFKYSPTQRTLIFGLSSAHAAATLAIILVGFKAQIIDDNILNGTIILILVTCVVASFATERAGKKLVKQIDEREKKTLVDETSGNLS, encoded by the coding sequence ATGCATAATGCCGATATCTTTGGCCGGTTGACACAGCAATTCAATTTGCCATTTAGCAACCCGGTACTCGTTTTCTCGCTGATCCTCCTCATTATTTTGCTTGCGCCCATTATTATGGGTAAGTTTAGGTTTCCGGGTATAGTAGGGTTTATTTTGGCCGGAATAGCAATCGGTCCTCATGGTTTAAACCTGCTCACCAAGAACGCGGCAATTGAGTTATTCTCAACCATTGGCTTACTGTACATCATGTTCATTGCCGGTGTCGAGTTGGATTTAACCGAGTTTAAGCAGAAAAAGCACCGCAGCCTGATATTCGGCTTTTTTACTTTTAGCATCCCTATCCTCATCGGTTTCCCAATATGTTATTACCTGCTGGGTTATCCGCTTATTACTTCTGCGCTAACTGCCAGCATGTTTGCAACCCACACCTTAGTGGCTTATCCCATTGTTAGTAAATACGGTATAGCCAAAAATGAAGCGGTAGCAATTAGCGTTGGCGGCACCATCCTTACCGACACCGCTGTGCTTATTTTATTACCCGTAATTATGGGCGCGAAAGATGGTGGGCTGGGTTTCAACTTCTGGCTGCAACTTATGATCTCGCTATCCATATTCGCCTTCATCATGTTTGTGCTGATTCCGCCCCTGGCACGCTGGTTTTTTAGCCGTTACCAGGATAACAAAACATTGCCGTATGTATTTGTGCTGTTCATCGTGTTCCTGTCGGCTTTTCTTTCGCAACTGGGCGGGGTTGAGCCTATTATCGGTGCCTTTGTGGCCGGGCTGGCGCTGAACAAAGCGGTGCAGCAATCGCAGGCTTTAATGCACCGGATAGATTTTGTGGGTAACGCCATCTTCATCCCGTTCTTCCTCATCAGCGTAGGCATGCTGGTTGATTTGCGTGTGCTTACCCGCGGGCCGCAGGCTACCATTGTGGCTGTGAGCCTTACATTGGGCGCTTTGTTAGGCAAATGGCTGGCCGCTTTATCTACCCAAAAAATATTTAAATATTCACCAACACAGCGTACGCTTATTTTCGGGCTAAGCAGCGCGCACGCTGCCGCTACGCTGGCCATTATTTTGGTGGGTTTTAAAGCGCAGATTATCGATGATAATATTTTAAATGGCACTATTATCCTTATCCTTGTAACCTGCGTGGTGGCTTCATTCGCTACTGAACGGGCTGGCAAAAAACTGGTTAAGCAGATTGATGAACGGGAGAAAAAAACTCTTGTGGACGAAACGAGCGGTAACCTCAGTTAG
- a CDS encoding phenylacetate--CoA ligase family protein: MITYPPKSLAFQPKREVAKIQEQKLQELLAYLSQNSPFYKDLFATNNIDINRIKTLDDLRLIPTTTKEDLQKRNDDFLCVDRCEIIEYSSTSGTLGSPVTISLTEGDLERLAYNEYNSFTCADGSPADLYQLMLTLDRQFMAGMAYYSGIRKIGAGIIRLGPGVPSLQWETILRLKPTAIVAVPSFILKLIQFAQEHNIDINSSSVKKAVCIGENIRNTDFSLNILGKKITEAWNIKLYSTYASTEMQTAFTECGEGHGGHHQPDLLIVEVLDEHNNPVTPGESGEVTITTLGVEGMPLLRYKTGDICHYYDEPCACGRASIRLSSIVGRKKQMIKFKGTTLYPPALFDLLNGMEEIKDFVAEVYSNEIGMDEVLLHLLPVSYTDDCDRKIRANLQARLRVSPHITYLKHDEMQKLQFPEAVRKPVKFIDKRK; this comes from the coding sequence GTGATCACATATCCACCTAAATCATTAGCATTTCAACCAAAACGGGAGGTTGCAAAAATACAGGAGCAAAAGCTTCAGGAACTGCTGGCGTATCTCAGCCAAAACTCTCCGTTTTATAAAGATCTTTTCGCTACAAACAATATTGATATCAACCGGATCAAAACGCTTGATGACCTGCGTTTAATCCCCACAACAACCAAAGAGGATCTGCAAAAACGCAACGATGATTTTTTATGTGTGGATAGGTGCGAGATCATCGAATACAGTTCTACATCAGGCACCCTTGGCAGCCCCGTAACCATATCCCTTACCGAAGGCGATCTGGAAAGGCTTGCCTATAACGAATACAATTCCTTCACCTGTGCCGATGGTTCGCCGGCCGACTTATACCAGTTAATGCTAACGCTCGACAGGCAGTTTATGGCGGGAATGGCTTATTATTCGGGCATCCGTAAAATTGGCGCGGGTATTATCCGTTTGGGGCCGGGCGTGCCGTCGCTGCAATGGGAAACCATTTTAAGGTTGAAGCCAACGGCCATTGTAGCCGTACCATCCTTTATTTTAAAACTGATCCAGTTTGCGCAGGAGCATAACATCGATATCAATTCGTCATCGGTAAAAAAGGCGGTTTGTATAGGCGAGAATATTCGCAACACCGATTTTAGCCTCAATATCCTCGGCAAAAAAATAACCGAGGCCTGGAATATTAAACTATACTCAACCTACGCCTCCACCGAAATGCAAACCGCTTTTACCGAATGCGGCGAAGGCCACGGCGGTCACCATCAACCCGATTTGTTGATTGTGGAGGTATTGGATGAGCATAATAACCCCGTTACTCCCGGCGAATCGGGCGAGGTTACTATTACTACCCTCGGCGTAGAGGGGATGCCCTTATTGCGTTACAAAACAGGCGATATCTGCCATTATTATGATGAGCCATGCGCCTGCGGCCGTGCCAGTATCAGGCTGTCATCCATCGTTGGCCGTAAAAAACAGATGATCAAATTTAAAGGCACCACCCTTTATCCACCCGCGCTGTTCGATTTATTGAATGGTATGGAAGAGATTAAAGATTTTGTGGCTGAGGTATATTCCAACGAAATAGGAATGGATGAAGTGCTGCTGCACCTGCTTCCCGTTAGTTATACAGATGACTGCGACAGGAAGATCCGCGCCAACTTACAGGCCAGGCTACGGGTAAGCCCGCATATCACCTATTTAAAGCACGATGAAATGCAGAAACTGCAATTTCCGGAAGCAGTTAGGAAGCCGGTTAAATTTATTGATAAGCGCAAATAA
- the acpS gene encoding holo-ACP synthase, which produces MTVAGVGIDMIEVERVQSSIAKEQGFRELVFSAKEIAYCESKTNKYQHYAARFAAKEAFFKALGTGWLKDTAFNEIEVSNDENGKPSLEPIGESAVVINRNGPLKISVSLTHLKTMASAVVIIEK; this is translated from the coding sequence ATGACAGTAGCGGGCGTAGGTATTGATATGATAGAGGTAGAGCGTGTGCAAAGCAGTATTGCCAAAGAGCAGGGCTTTCGTGAGCTGGTTTTTTCGGCTAAGGAGATAGCTTATTGCGAAAGCAAAACCAACAAGTATCAGCATTATGCCGCCCGCTTTGCCGCCAAGGAGGCTTTTTTTAAAGCCCTGGGCACTGGCTGGCTAAAGGATACTGCCTTTAACGAAATAGAGGTTAGCAACGACGAAAACGGCAAACCCTCACTCGAACCCATTGGCGAAAGTGCCGTGGTTATTAACCGCAACGGCCCGCTTAAAATTTCGGTATCATTAACTCATTTAAAAACAATGGCATCGGCCGTGGTAATTATTGAAAAGTGA
- a CDS encoding C45 family autoproteolytic acyltransferase/hydolase: MRNRKFSWKRFGKRLLYTALVFVGLLLIGFIYLYCVAIEHPPTPADLSSLQLQRKQPSPGFYTIGNNWFRKSKSGLFEMYVAGKPFERGVINGKLSKELVVNQEVYFTDQIGKIIPSKSYLSFLKYFIAWFNRDLAKNVNEEYKEEIYGISKSASDKFQYIGSNYQRILNYHAAHDIGHALQSMALVGCTSFGTWNDRSADGTMIVGRNFDFYVGDNFAHDKMVAFFNPSEGHKFMTITWGGFVGAVSGMNEKGLSVTINADKTNIPSGSATPVSLVAREILQYAQNIDEAIAIAKKRKMFVSESFLVASAEDNKAVVIEKTPDTLDVYDPHQNYILCANHLQSKGLAHSKENEVQLSNSASPYRYQRLMELLNADSKNTVQKTVDILRDRGGLHGEDIGMGNEKALNQLIAHHSVVFEPQKLLVWVSTSPWQLGQFVAYDLKKIFAMKGMQTDHEVIDSTLTIKQDTFLNTKAYRDFITYRTLKQKAFDGGEINPDSVVASNPQFYHAYVIAGDYSFKHNNYKKALSYYKTALTKVIATVNEENYIKKQVEKCIKKLSS, from the coding sequence ATGCGTAACCGGAAATTCAGCTGGAAAAGATTTGGGAAAAGGCTGTTGTACACAGCGCTTGTATTTGTGGGTTTGCTGCTGATCGGTTTTATTTACCTGTATTGCGTAGCTATTGAACATCCACCCACGCCTGCCGATTTGAGCAGTTTGCAACTACAGCGCAAGCAACCCTCGCCGGGATTTTATACCATTGGCAACAACTGGTTTAGGAAAAGCAAAAGCGGCCTGTTCGAGATGTATGTAGCGGGCAAACCTTTTGAGCGCGGGGTAATTAACGGCAAACTGAGCAAAGAATTGGTAGTGAACCAGGAGGTTTATTTTACCGACCAGATAGGCAAGATCATCCCCTCAAAATCGTACCTCTCATTTCTCAAATATTTCATCGCCTGGTTTAACCGTGACCTGGCCAAAAATGTAAATGAAGAGTATAAAGAGGAGATCTATGGCATCTCCAAATCAGCTTCGGATAAATTCCAGTACATCGGCTCAAACTATCAGCGCATTTTAAATTACCATGCGGCGCATGATATTGGTCATGCTTTGCAGAGTATGGCATTGGTGGGCTGCACCTCGTTCGGTACCTGGAACGACCGCTCGGCAGATGGTACGATGATAGTAGGCCGTAACTTTGATTTTTATGTGGGCGATAACTTCGCACACGATAAAATGGTAGCTTTCTTCAACCCATCCGAAGGGCATAAATTTATGACCATTACCTGGGGCGGTTTTGTAGGCGCGGTATCCGGCATGAACGAAAAAGGCCTGAGCGTTACCATCAATGCCGATAAAACTAACATCCCATCAGGCTCGGCCACGCCGGTATCTTTAGTGGCCCGCGAGATATTGCAATACGCCCAAAACATCGATGAAGCCATCGCGATAGCCAAAAAACGCAAAATGTTTGTGTCCGAATCGTTTTTGGTGGCTTCGGCCGAGGATAACAAGGCCGTAGTGATCGAGAAAACGCCAGATACGCTGGACGTTTACGACCCGCACCAAAACTATATTTTATGCGCCAACCATTTACAAAGCAAGGGCCTGGCGCACTCGAAAGAAAACGAGGTGCAGCTAAGCAACAGCGCCTCGCCTTACCGCTACCAGCGCTTAATGGAACTGCTAAATGCCGACAGTAAAAATACTGTTCAAAAAACCGTTGATATTTTACGCGACCGCGGCGGCCTGCACGGCGAAGATATTGGCATGGGTAACGAAAAAGCATTGAACCAACTAATTGCCCACCACTCGGTAGTATTCGAGCCGCAGAAACTGTTGGTTTGGGTGTCCACCTCGCCATGGCAACTGGGCCAGTTTGTGGCTTACGATCTGAAAAAGATCTTCGCCATGAAGGGCATGCAAACCGATCATGAAGTGATAGACAGCACGCTTACCATCAAACAGGATACTTTTTTAAATACCAAGGCGTACCGCGATTTTATCACCTACCGCACCCTGAAGCAAAAAGCGTTTGATGGCGGCGAAATCAATCCGGATAGCGTGGTAGCCAGCAACCCACAGTTTTATCATGCCTACGTAATTGCCGGCGATTATTCCTTCAAGCATAACAACTACAAAAAAGCCCTCAGCTATTATAAAACGGCTTTAACCAAAGTGATAGCCACTGTAAACGAGGAAAACTATATTAAAAAACAGGTTGAAAAATGCATTAAAAAACTAAGCTCATGA